The following proteins are co-located in the Gorilla gorilla gorilla isolate KB3781 chromosome 18, NHGRI_mGorGor1-v2.1_pri, whole genome shotgun sequence genome:
- the ATXN2L gene encoding ataxin-2-like protein isoform X19: protein MLKPQPPQQPSQPQQPPPTQQAVARRPPGGTSPPNGGLPGPLATSAAPPGPPAAASPCLGPVAAAGSGLRRGAEGILAPQPPPPQQHQERPGAAAIGSARGQSTGKGPPQSPVFEGVYNNSRMLHFLTAVVGSTCDVKVKNGTTYEGIFKTLSSKFELAVDAVHRKASEPAGGPRREDIVDTMVFKPSDVMLVHFRNVDFNYATKDKFTDSAIAMNSKVNGEHKEKVLQRWEGGDSNSDDYDLESDMSNGWDPNEMFKFNEENYGVKTTYDSSLSSYTVPLEKDNSEEFRQRELRAAQLAREIESSPQYRLRIAMENDDGRTEEEKHSAVQRQGSGRESPSLASREGKYIPLPQRVREGPRGGVRCSSSRGGRPGLSSLPPRGPHHLDNSSPGPGSEARGINGGPSRMSPKAQRPLRGAKTLSSPSNRPSGETSVPPPPAVGRMYPPRSPKSAAPAPISASCPEPPIGSAVPTSSASIPVTSSVSDPGVGSISPASPKISLAPTDVKELSTKESGRTLEPQELARIAGKVPGLQNEQKRFQLEELRKFGAQFKLQPSSSPENSLDPFPPRILKEEPKGKEKEVDGLLTSEPMGSPVSSKTESVSDKEDKPPLAPSGGTEGPEQPPPPCPSQTGSPPVGLIKGEDKDEGPVAEQVKKSTLNPNAKEFNPTKPLLSVNKSTSTPTSPGPRTHSTPSIPVLTAGQSGLYSPQYISYIPQIHMGPAVQAPQMYPYPVSNSVPGQQGKYRGAKGSLPPQRSDQHQPASAPPMMQAAAAAGPPLVAATPYSSYIPYNPQQFPGQPAMMQPMAHYPSQPVFAPMLQSNPRMLTSGSHPQAIVSSSTPQYPSAEQPTPQALYATVHQSYPHHATQLHAHQPQPATTPTGSQPQSQHAAPSPVQHQAGQAPHLGSGQPQQNLYHPGALTGTPPSLPPGPSAQSPQSSFPQPAAVYAIHHQQLPHGFTNMAHVTQAHVQTGITAAPPPHPGAPHPPQVMLLHPPQSHGGPPQGAVPQSGVPALSASTPSPYPYIGHPQVQSHPSQQLPFHPPGN, encoded by the exons ATGTTGAAGCCTCAGCCGCCACAACAGCCCTCCCAGCCCCAGCAGCCGCCCCCCACGCAACAGGCCGTGGCTCGTCGGCCCCCCGGGGGCACCAGCCCTCCCAACGGCGGCCTCCCGGGGCCGCTGGCCACCTCTGCGGCTCCTCCCGGGCCTCCAGCGGCCGCCTCCCCCTGCCTGGGGCCTGTGGCCGCTGCCGGGAGCGGGCTCCGCCGGGGAGCCGAAGGCATCTtggcgccgcagccgccgccgccgcagcagCACCAGGAGAGGCCGGGGGCAGCCGCCATCGGCAGCGCCAG gGGACAGAGCACAGGAAAGGGACCCCCACAGTCACCT GTGTTTGAAGGCGTCTACAACAATTCCAGAATGCTGCATTTCCTTACAGCTGTTGTG GGCTCCACTTGTGATGTAAAGGTGAAAAATGGTACCACTTATGAGGGTATCTTCAAGACGCTAAGCTCAAAG TTTGAACTAGCCGTGGATGCTGTGCACCGGAAAGCATCTGAGCCAGCAGGTGGCCCTCGTCGGGAGGACATTGTGGACACCATGGTGTTTAAGCCAAGTGATGTCATGCTTGTTCACTTCCGAAATGTTGACTTCAACTATGCTACTAAAG ACAAATTCACCGATTCAGCCATTGCCATGAACTCGAAAGTGAATGGGGAACACAAAGAGAAGGTGCTTCAGCGCTGGGAGGGGGGTGACAGCAACAGCGACGACTATGACCTCGAGTCTGACATG tcCAATGGATGGGACCCCAATGAAATGTTCAAGTTCAATGAGGAGAACTACGGTGTGAAGACTACCTATGATAGCAGTCTTTCTTCTTATAC AGTGCCCTTAGAAAAGGACAACTCAGAAGAGTTTCGTCAGCGAGAGCTGCGTGCGGCCCAGTTGGCTCGAGAGATTGAATCAAGCCCCCAGTACCGCCTACGGATCGCCATGGAGAACGACGATGGGCGCACTGAAGAGGAGAAGCACAGTGCAGTCCAGCGGCAGGGCTCAGGGCGGGAGAGCCCCAGCTTGGCATCCAG GGAGGGGAAGTATATCCCTCTGCCTCAACGAGTCCGGGAAGGTCCCCGGGGAGGAGTTCGATGCAGCAGCTCTCGGGGCGGTCGGCCTGGCCTTAGCTCTTTGCCACCTCGTGGCCCTCACCATCTGGACAACAGCAGCCCTGGCCCAGGTTCTGAGGCCCGTGGTATCAATGGAG gcCCTTCCCGCATGTCCCCAAAGGCACAGCGGCCTCTGAGAGGTGCCAAGACTCTGTCTTCGCCCAGTAATAGGCCTTCTGGAGAAACTTCTGTTCCACCTCCTCCTGCAG TGGGCCGGATGTATCCCCCGCGTTCTCCCAAGTCTGCTGCCCCTGCCCCAATCTCAGCTTCCTGTCCAGAGCCTCCCATCGGCTCGGCAGTGCCAACCTCTTCAGCCTCCATCCCTGTGACCTCATCAGTCTCAGATCCTGGAGTGGGCTCCATTTCTCCAGCTTCTCCAAAGATCTCCCTGGCCCCCACAGATG TAAAAGAACTCTCTACCAAGGAATCTGGGAGAACTCTGGAGCCCCAGGAGCTGGCTCGGATAGCTGGGAAAG TCCCTGGTCTTCAGAATGAACAGAAACGATTCCAACTGGAAGAACTGAGAAAGTTTGGGGCCCAGTTTAAG CTTCAGCCCAGTAGCTCCCCTGAGAACAGCCTGGATCCTTTTCCTCCCCGGATCTTAAAGGAGGAGcccaaaggaaaggagaaggaggttgATGGTCTGTTGACTTCAGAGCCCATGGGGTCTCCCGTCTCCTCCAAGACAGAGTCCGTATCGGATAAGGAGGACAAACCACCCCTGGCACCATCAGGAGGCACTGAGGGGCCAGAGCAGCCCCCACCACCTTGTCCAAGCCAAACTGGCAGCCCCCCGGTGGGCCTCATCAAGGGAGAAGACAAAGATGAGGGCCCTGTTGCTGA ACAAGTAAAGAAATCAACGTTGAACCCTAATGCTAAGGAGTTCAATCCTACAAAGCCTCTGCTGTCTGTG AATAAATCCACCAGTACCCCAACTTCTCCGGGGCCCCGGACTCATTCAACTCCCTCCATCCCGGTGCTGACAGCAGGCCAGAGTGGGCTATACAGCCCCCAGTACATCTCCTACATACCTCAGATCCACATGGGACCAGCTGTGCAG GCACCTCAGATGTATCCATATCCTGTATCCAATTCAGTGCCAGGGCAGCAGGGCAAGTACCGGGGAGCAAAAG gCTCCCTTCCTCCGCAGCGCTCGGACCAGCACCAGCCAGCCTCAGCCCCGCCGATGATGCAGGCCGCCGCGGCTGCTGGCCCGCCTCTGGTGGCTGCCACGCCCTATTCTTCCTACATCCCCTACAACCCTCAGCAGTTCCCAGGCCAGCCGGCCATGATGCAGCCCATGGCCCACTACCCCTCACAG CCGGTGTTTGCCCCCATGCTTCAGAGCAACCCACGCATGCTGACATCGGGCAGCCATCCCCAGGCCATCGTGTCATCCTCTACCCCTCAGTACCCTTCTGCAGAGCAGCCTACCCCCCAAGCCCTTTATG CCACTGTTCACCAGTCCTACCCACACCATGCCACACAGCTCCATGCCCACCAGCCGCAGCCGGCTACCACGCCTACTGGAAGCCAGCCGCAGTCCCAGCATGCGGCCCCCAGTCCTGTCCAG CATCAGGCGGGGCAGGCCCCACACTTGGGCAGTGGACAGCCACAGCAGAATCTGTACCACCCAGGGGCCCTGACAGGCACGCCACCCTCTCTGCCACCGGGACCTTCTGCCCAGTCCCCTCAGAGCAGCTTCCCCCAGCCAGCCGCTGTGTATGCCATCCACCACCAGCAGCTGCCCCACGGCTTCACCAACATGGCCCATGTTACCCAG GCCCATGTCCAAACTGGAATCACAGCAGCCCCGCCCCCTCACCCTGGGGCTCCCCACCCgccccaggtgatgctgctgcaCCCACCCCAGAGTCATGGGGGGCCCCCCCAAGGCGCGGTGCCCCAGAGTGGGGTGCCTGCACTCTCAGCTTCCACACCCTCACCCTACCCCTACATCGGACACCCCCAAG TTCAATCTCATCCCTCCCAGCAGCTCCCCTTCCACCCCCCGGGGAACTGA
- the ATXN2L gene encoding ataxin-2-like protein isoform X8 → MLKPQPPQQPSQPQQPPPTQQAVARRPPGGTSPPNGGLPGPLATSAAPPGPPAAASPCLGPVAAAGSGLRRGAEGILAPQPPPPQQHQERPGAAAIGSARGQSTGKGPPQSPVFEGVYNNSRMLHFLTAVVGSTCDVKVKNGTTYEGIFKTLSSKFELAVDAVHRKASEPAGGPRREDIVDTMVFKPSDVMLVHFRNVDFNYATKDKFTDSAIAMNSKVNGEHKEKVLQRWEGGDSNSDDYDLESDMSNGWDPNEMFKFNEENYGVKTTYDSSLSSYTVPLEKDNSEEFRQRELRAAQLAREIESSPQYRLRIAMENDDGRTEEEKHSAVQRQGSGRESPSLASREGKYIPLPQRVREGPRGGVRCSSSRGGRPGLSSLPPRGPHHLDNSSPGPGSEARGINGGPSRMSPKAQRPLRGAKTLSSPSNRPSGETSVPPPPAAPPFLPVGRMYPPRSPKSAAPAPISASCPEPPIGSAVPTSSASIPVTSSVSDPGVGSISPASPKISLAPTDVKELSTKESGRTLEPQELARIAGKVPGLQNEQKRFQLEELRKFGAQFKLQPSSSPENSLDPFPPRILKEEPKGKEKEVDGLLTSEPMGSPVSSKTESVSDKEDKPPLAPSGGTEGPEQPPPPCPSQTGSPPVGLIKGEDKDEGPVAEQVKKSTLNPNAKEFNPTKPLLSVNKSTSTPTSPGPRTHSTPSIPVLTAGQSGLYSPQYISYIPQIHMGPAVQAPQMYPYPVSNSVPGQQGKYRGAKGSLPPQRSDQHQPASAPPMMQAAAAAGPPLVAATPYSSYIPYNPQQFPGQPAMMQPMAHYPSQPVFAPMLQSNPRMLTSGSHPQAIVSSSTPQYPSAEQPTPQALYATVHQSYPHHATQLHAHQPQPATTPTGSQPQSQHAAPSPVQHQAGQAPHLGSGQPQQNLYHPGALTGTPPSLPPGPSAQSPQSSFPQPAAVYAIHHQQLPHGFTNMAHVTQAHVQTGITAAPPPHPGAPHPPQVMLLHPPQSHGGPPQGAVPQSGVPALSASTPSPYPYIGHPQGEQPGQAPGFPGGADDRILQSHPSQQLPFHPPGN, encoded by the exons ATGTTGAAGCCTCAGCCGCCACAACAGCCCTCCCAGCCCCAGCAGCCGCCCCCCACGCAACAGGCCGTGGCTCGTCGGCCCCCCGGGGGCACCAGCCCTCCCAACGGCGGCCTCCCGGGGCCGCTGGCCACCTCTGCGGCTCCTCCCGGGCCTCCAGCGGCCGCCTCCCCCTGCCTGGGGCCTGTGGCCGCTGCCGGGAGCGGGCTCCGCCGGGGAGCCGAAGGCATCTtggcgccgcagccgccgccgccgcagcagCACCAGGAGAGGCCGGGGGCAGCCGCCATCGGCAGCGCCAG gGGACAGAGCACAGGAAAGGGACCCCCACAGTCACCT GTGTTTGAAGGCGTCTACAACAATTCCAGAATGCTGCATTTCCTTACAGCTGTTGTG GGCTCCACTTGTGATGTAAAGGTGAAAAATGGTACCACTTATGAGGGTATCTTCAAGACGCTAAGCTCAAAG TTTGAACTAGCCGTGGATGCTGTGCACCGGAAAGCATCTGAGCCAGCAGGTGGCCCTCGTCGGGAGGACATTGTGGACACCATGGTGTTTAAGCCAAGTGATGTCATGCTTGTTCACTTCCGAAATGTTGACTTCAACTATGCTACTAAAG ACAAATTCACCGATTCAGCCATTGCCATGAACTCGAAAGTGAATGGGGAACACAAAGAGAAGGTGCTTCAGCGCTGGGAGGGGGGTGACAGCAACAGCGACGACTATGACCTCGAGTCTGACATG tcCAATGGATGGGACCCCAATGAAATGTTCAAGTTCAATGAGGAGAACTACGGTGTGAAGACTACCTATGATAGCAGTCTTTCTTCTTATAC AGTGCCCTTAGAAAAGGACAACTCAGAAGAGTTTCGTCAGCGAGAGCTGCGTGCGGCCCAGTTGGCTCGAGAGATTGAATCAAGCCCCCAGTACCGCCTACGGATCGCCATGGAGAACGACGATGGGCGCACTGAAGAGGAGAAGCACAGTGCAGTCCAGCGGCAGGGCTCAGGGCGGGAGAGCCCCAGCTTGGCATCCAG GGAGGGGAAGTATATCCCTCTGCCTCAACGAGTCCGGGAAGGTCCCCGGGGAGGAGTTCGATGCAGCAGCTCTCGGGGCGGTCGGCCTGGCCTTAGCTCTTTGCCACCTCGTGGCCCTCACCATCTGGACAACAGCAGCCCTGGCCCAGGTTCTGAGGCCCGTGGTATCAATGGAG gcCCTTCCCGCATGTCCCCAAAGGCACAGCGGCCTCTGAGAGGTGCCAAGACTCTGTCTTCGCCCAGTAATAGGCCTTCTGGAGAAACTTCTGTTCCACCTCCTCCTGCAG CTCCCCCTTTTCTTCCAGTGGGCCGGATGTATCCCCCGCGTTCTCCCAAGTCTGCTGCCCCTGCCCCAATCTCAGCTTCCTGTCCAGAGCCTCCCATCGGCTCGGCAGTGCCAACCTCTTCAGCCTCCATCCCTGTGACCTCATCAGTCTCAGATCCTGGAGTGGGCTCCATTTCTCCAGCTTCTCCAAAGATCTCCCTGGCCCCCACAGATG TAAAAGAACTCTCTACCAAGGAATCTGGGAGAACTCTGGAGCCCCAGGAGCTGGCTCGGATAGCTGGGAAAG TCCCTGGTCTTCAGAATGAACAGAAACGATTCCAACTGGAAGAACTGAGAAAGTTTGGGGCCCAGTTTAAG CTTCAGCCCAGTAGCTCCCCTGAGAACAGCCTGGATCCTTTTCCTCCCCGGATCTTAAAGGAGGAGcccaaaggaaaggagaaggaggttgATGGTCTGTTGACTTCAGAGCCCATGGGGTCTCCCGTCTCCTCCAAGACAGAGTCCGTATCGGATAAGGAGGACAAACCACCCCTGGCACCATCAGGAGGCACTGAGGGGCCAGAGCAGCCCCCACCACCTTGTCCAAGCCAAACTGGCAGCCCCCCGGTGGGCCTCATCAAGGGAGAAGACAAAGATGAGGGCCCTGTTGCTGA ACAAGTAAAGAAATCAACGTTGAACCCTAATGCTAAGGAGTTCAATCCTACAAAGCCTCTGCTGTCTGTG AATAAATCCACCAGTACCCCAACTTCTCCGGGGCCCCGGACTCATTCAACTCCCTCCATCCCGGTGCTGACAGCAGGCCAGAGTGGGCTATACAGCCCCCAGTACATCTCCTACATACCTCAGATCCACATGGGACCAGCTGTGCAG GCACCTCAGATGTATCCATATCCTGTATCCAATTCAGTGCCAGGGCAGCAGGGCAAGTACCGGGGAGCAAAAG gCTCCCTTCCTCCGCAGCGCTCGGACCAGCACCAGCCAGCCTCAGCCCCGCCGATGATGCAGGCCGCCGCGGCTGCTGGCCCGCCTCTGGTGGCTGCCACGCCCTATTCTTCCTACATCCCCTACAACCCTCAGCAGTTCCCAGGCCAGCCGGCCATGATGCAGCCCATGGCCCACTACCCCTCACAG CCGGTGTTTGCCCCCATGCTTCAGAGCAACCCACGCATGCTGACATCGGGCAGCCATCCCCAGGCCATCGTGTCATCCTCTACCCCTCAGTACCCTTCTGCAGAGCAGCCTACCCCCCAAGCCCTTTATG CCACTGTTCACCAGTCCTACCCACACCATGCCACACAGCTCCATGCCCACCAGCCGCAGCCGGCTACCACGCCTACTGGAAGCCAGCCGCAGTCCCAGCATGCGGCCCCCAGTCCTGTCCAG CATCAGGCGGGGCAGGCCCCACACTTGGGCAGTGGACAGCCACAGCAGAATCTGTACCACCCAGGGGCCCTGACAGGCACGCCACCCTCTCTGCCACCGGGACCTTCTGCCCAGTCCCCTCAGAGCAGCTTCCCCCAGCCAGCCGCTGTGTATGCCATCCACCACCAGCAGCTGCCCCACGGCTTCACCAACATGGCCCATGTTACCCAG GCCCATGTCCAAACTGGAATCACAGCAGCCCCGCCCCCTCACCCTGGGGCTCCCCACCCgccccaggtgatgctgctgcaCCCACCCCAGAGTCATGGGGGGCCCCCCCAAGGCGCGGTGCCCCAGAGTGGGGTGCCTGCACTCTCAGCTTCCACACCCTCACCCTACCCCTACATCGGACACCCCCAAGGTGAGCAGCCTGGCCAGGCGCCTGGATTTCCAGGAGGAGCCGATGACAGGATTC TTCAATCTCATCCCTCCCAGCAGCTCCCCTTCCACCCCCCGGGGAACTGA
- the ATXN2L gene encoding ataxin-2-like protein isoform X15: MLKPQPPQQPSQPQQPPPTQQAVARRPPGGTSPPNGGLPGPLATSAAPPGPPAAASPCLGPVAAAGSGLRRGAEGILAPQPPPPQQHQERPGAAAIGSARGQSTGKGPPQSPVFEGVYNNSRMLHFLTAVVGSTCDVKVKNGTTYEGIFKTLSSKFELAVDAVHRKASEPAGGPRREDIVDTMVFKPSDVMLVHFRNVDFNYATKDKFTDSAIAMNSKVNGEHKEKVLQRWEGGDSNSDDYDLESDMSNGWDPNEMFKFNEENYGVKTTYDSSLSSYTVPLEKDNSEEFRQRELRAAQLAREIESSPQYRLRIAMENDDGRTEEEKHSAVQRQGSGRESPSLASREGKYIPLPQRVREGPRGGVRCSSSRGGRPGLSSLPPRGPHHLDNSSPGPGSEARGINGGPSRMSPKAQRPLRGAKTLSSPSNRPSGETSVPPPPAAPPFLPVGRMYPPRSPKSAAPAPISASCPEPPIGSAVPTSSASIPVTSSVSDPGVGSISPASPKISLAPTDVKELSTKESGRTLEPQELARIAGKVPGLQNEQKRFQLEELRKFGAQFKLQPSSSPENSLDPFPPRILKEEPKGKEKEVDGLLTSEPMGSPVSSKTESVSDKEDKPPLAPSGGTEGPEQPPPPCPSQTGSPPVGLIKGEDKDEGPVAEQVKKSTLNPNAKEFNPTKPLLSVNKSTSTPTSPGPRTHSTPSIPVLTAGQSGLYSPQYISYIPQIHMGPAVQAPQMYPYPVSNSVPGQQGKYRGAKGSLPPQRSDQHQPASAPPMMQAAAAAGPPLVAATPYSSYIPYNPQQFPGQPAMMQPMAHYPSQPVFAPMLQSNPRMLTSGSHPQAIVSSSTPQYPSAEQPTPQALYATVHQSYPHHATQLHAHQPQPATTPTGSQPQSQHAAPSPVQHQAGQAPHLGSGQPQQNLYHPGALTGTPPSLPPGPSAQSPQSSFPQPAAVYAIHHQQLPHGFTNMAHVTQAHVQTGITAAPPPHPGAPHPPQVMLLHPPQSHGGPPQGAVPQSGVPALSASTPSPYPYIGHPQVQSHPSQQLPFHPPGN, encoded by the exons ATGTTGAAGCCTCAGCCGCCACAACAGCCCTCCCAGCCCCAGCAGCCGCCCCCCACGCAACAGGCCGTGGCTCGTCGGCCCCCCGGGGGCACCAGCCCTCCCAACGGCGGCCTCCCGGGGCCGCTGGCCACCTCTGCGGCTCCTCCCGGGCCTCCAGCGGCCGCCTCCCCCTGCCTGGGGCCTGTGGCCGCTGCCGGGAGCGGGCTCCGCCGGGGAGCCGAAGGCATCTtggcgccgcagccgccgccgccgcagcagCACCAGGAGAGGCCGGGGGCAGCCGCCATCGGCAGCGCCAG gGGACAGAGCACAGGAAAGGGACCCCCACAGTCACCT GTGTTTGAAGGCGTCTACAACAATTCCAGAATGCTGCATTTCCTTACAGCTGTTGTG GGCTCCACTTGTGATGTAAAGGTGAAAAATGGTACCACTTATGAGGGTATCTTCAAGACGCTAAGCTCAAAG TTTGAACTAGCCGTGGATGCTGTGCACCGGAAAGCATCTGAGCCAGCAGGTGGCCCTCGTCGGGAGGACATTGTGGACACCATGGTGTTTAAGCCAAGTGATGTCATGCTTGTTCACTTCCGAAATGTTGACTTCAACTATGCTACTAAAG ACAAATTCACCGATTCAGCCATTGCCATGAACTCGAAAGTGAATGGGGAACACAAAGAGAAGGTGCTTCAGCGCTGGGAGGGGGGTGACAGCAACAGCGACGACTATGACCTCGAGTCTGACATG tcCAATGGATGGGACCCCAATGAAATGTTCAAGTTCAATGAGGAGAACTACGGTGTGAAGACTACCTATGATAGCAGTCTTTCTTCTTATAC AGTGCCCTTAGAAAAGGACAACTCAGAAGAGTTTCGTCAGCGAGAGCTGCGTGCGGCCCAGTTGGCTCGAGAGATTGAATCAAGCCCCCAGTACCGCCTACGGATCGCCATGGAGAACGACGATGGGCGCACTGAAGAGGAGAAGCACAGTGCAGTCCAGCGGCAGGGCTCAGGGCGGGAGAGCCCCAGCTTGGCATCCAG GGAGGGGAAGTATATCCCTCTGCCTCAACGAGTCCGGGAAGGTCCCCGGGGAGGAGTTCGATGCAGCAGCTCTCGGGGCGGTCGGCCTGGCCTTAGCTCTTTGCCACCTCGTGGCCCTCACCATCTGGACAACAGCAGCCCTGGCCCAGGTTCTGAGGCCCGTGGTATCAATGGAG gcCCTTCCCGCATGTCCCCAAAGGCACAGCGGCCTCTGAGAGGTGCCAAGACTCTGTCTTCGCCCAGTAATAGGCCTTCTGGAGAAACTTCTGTTCCACCTCCTCCTGCAG CTCCCCCTTTTCTTCCAGTGGGCCGGATGTATCCCCCGCGTTCTCCCAAGTCTGCTGCCCCTGCCCCAATCTCAGCTTCCTGTCCAGAGCCTCCCATCGGCTCGGCAGTGCCAACCTCTTCAGCCTCCATCCCTGTGACCTCATCAGTCTCAGATCCTGGAGTGGGCTCCATTTCTCCAGCTTCTCCAAAGATCTCCCTGGCCCCCACAGATG TAAAAGAACTCTCTACCAAGGAATCTGGGAGAACTCTGGAGCCCCAGGAGCTGGCTCGGATAGCTGGGAAAG TCCCTGGTCTTCAGAATGAACAGAAACGATTCCAACTGGAAGAACTGAGAAAGTTTGGGGCCCAGTTTAAG CTTCAGCCCAGTAGCTCCCCTGAGAACAGCCTGGATCCTTTTCCTCCCCGGATCTTAAAGGAGGAGcccaaaggaaaggagaaggaggttgATGGTCTGTTGACTTCAGAGCCCATGGGGTCTCCCGTCTCCTCCAAGACAGAGTCCGTATCGGATAAGGAGGACAAACCACCCCTGGCACCATCAGGAGGCACTGAGGGGCCAGAGCAGCCCCCACCACCTTGTCCAAGCCAAACTGGCAGCCCCCCGGTGGGCCTCATCAAGGGAGAAGACAAAGATGAGGGCCCTGTTGCTGA ACAAGTAAAGAAATCAACGTTGAACCCTAATGCTAAGGAGTTCAATCCTACAAAGCCTCTGCTGTCTGTG AATAAATCCACCAGTACCCCAACTTCTCCGGGGCCCCGGACTCATTCAACTCCCTCCATCCCGGTGCTGACAGCAGGCCAGAGTGGGCTATACAGCCCCCAGTACATCTCCTACATACCTCAGATCCACATGGGACCAGCTGTGCAG GCACCTCAGATGTATCCATATCCTGTATCCAATTCAGTGCCAGGGCAGCAGGGCAAGTACCGGGGAGCAAAAG gCTCCCTTCCTCCGCAGCGCTCGGACCAGCACCAGCCAGCCTCAGCCCCGCCGATGATGCAGGCCGCCGCGGCTGCTGGCCCGCCTCTGGTGGCTGCCACGCCCTATTCTTCCTACATCCCCTACAACCCTCAGCAGTTCCCAGGCCAGCCGGCCATGATGCAGCCCATGGCCCACTACCCCTCACAG CCGGTGTTTGCCCCCATGCTTCAGAGCAACCCACGCATGCTGACATCGGGCAGCCATCCCCAGGCCATCGTGTCATCCTCTACCCCTCAGTACCCTTCTGCAGAGCAGCCTACCCCCCAAGCCCTTTATG CCACTGTTCACCAGTCCTACCCACACCATGCCACACAGCTCCATGCCCACCAGCCGCAGCCGGCTACCACGCCTACTGGAAGCCAGCCGCAGTCCCAGCATGCGGCCCCCAGTCCTGTCCAG CATCAGGCGGGGCAGGCCCCACACTTGGGCAGTGGACAGCCACAGCAGAATCTGTACCACCCAGGGGCCCTGACAGGCACGCCACCCTCTCTGCCACCGGGACCTTCTGCCCAGTCCCCTCAGAGCAGCTTCCCCCAGCCAGCCGCTGTGTATGCCATCCACCACCAGCAGCTGCCCCACGGCTTCACCAACATGGCCCATGTTACCCAG GCCCATGTCCAAACTGGAATCACAGCAGCCCCGCCCCCTCACCCTGGGGCTCCCCACCCgccccaggtgatgctgctgcaCCCACCCCAGAGTCATGGGGGGCCCCCCCAAGGCGCGGTGCCCCAGAGTGGGGTGCCTGCACTCTCAGCTTCCACACCCTCACCCTACCCCTACATCGGACACCCCCAAG TTCAATCTCATCCCTCCCAGCAGCTCCCCTTCCACCCCCCGGGGAACTGA